GTTCGGAGGCTTGGCTAAATCAGGCGACTATATCATGAAGCCTATCCAAAAAGCGATGGAGGATAATGTATTGAATATCTATAAAGGAAAGACCAAGCTGCTCCTCTCTCAATTGAAAGATGCCGATGCCGCGGTATTAGGCGCCAGCGCATTGGGTTGGGAAGTAAAGGAAAGTTGATAAGAAGGATTCATGATTTATGAATATTCGCAAACATCCCATGTAGGGTCAGAATGCGGACATTCATGATAATTATCCAGAAACGAAGTGAAGGGGCTTGAATGCATCCGCATAAATGCATTCAAGCCCCTTCATTTCGTTTCTCTTAGAAGCTGTTTAAATTCGCAAAAGAACCCGATAGAATATTACTTTATTGGAAAATTTAAACAGGCTCTTAGACAATGCTTTGTTACTTAACGCCTTCTTCCTTTACTTTCTTCAACAGGTCGGAAGCGAAGATAAAGTCATTCAATCTTTTATTCGTGGATGCAAACACATCGTTTTTCGTGCCTTCCCATTCCTTGTGCCCCCGGTCAATGAACAAAATGCTTTCGCCGATGCCCAATACCGAGTTCATGTCATGCGTATTGATAATCGTGGTCATGTTATATTCGGCGGTGATGCTATGCACCAAATCATCGATGACCAATGAAGTCTTCGGGTCCAGTCCGGAGTTTGGCTCATCGCAAAACAGGTATTGAGGCTGGAGGGCGATGGCACGGGCGATAGCTACACGCTTCTGCATTCCCCCGCTAATCTCGCCCGGATATTTGTTTTGGGCGTCCAGCAAGTTCACGCGGTCTAAGCAAAACTGCGCCCGCTTTACCCGTTCACGATACGTCTTGTTCGAAAACATGTCCAGCGGAAACATTACATTCTCCAGTACGGAAAGCGAATCAAACAGGGCTGCGCTTTGGAAAATCATGCCCATCTCACGCCTTAGCGCCTTCTTCTCGTCCTTGTCCATGGCGATAAAATCACGCCCGTCGTATAAGACTTCCCCTTTCTCCGGCGTGAGAAGCCCTACGAGGCATTTCATCAAAACGGTCTTGCCCGAACCGCTTTGCCCGATAATCAGGTTGGTCTTCCCGTTCTCGAACGTAAAGCTGATGTCATCCAATACGTTACGGTCCTCGAATGACTTATAGATGGATTTTATTTCTATCATGTCGGTTAGCTAAGTAATTTGGTCAGGATTAAATCAGAAAACAGAATCAGCACGCTGCTCGACACCACGGCGTCGGTGCTTGCCTTTCCCACCGCTATGGAGCCTCCTTCCACCGTATAGCCGAAGAAAGCCGATACGCTGGATATGATAAAGGCAAAGAAGAATGATTTGATGAAGCTGCACCATACATACCATTCCACAAAACAATATTGGATGCCGTATTCCAAATCGGTCGCGTTCATGATACCGGCAAACCAGGCGGTGCAAAACGCGCCGATAACTCCGGCAAAGATACTGAATGTCACCAATACAGGTATCATGGTGATAAGCCCCAGTATCTTAGGCAGAATCAGGTACGAAGCCGAGTTGACCCCCATTATCTCAAGGGCATCGATTTGCTGGGTGACACGCATTGTCCCCAATTCGGAAGCGATGTTCGAGCCTACTTTCCCCGCCAGAATCAAGCACATGATAGAGGACGAGAACTCCAGTAAAAGGATTTCGCGGGTGGTATATCCTACCACAAAGCGGGGCATCCACGGGCTTTCGATGTTCAGTTTAATCTGGATGCAGATGACGGCACCGATGAAAAAAGAAATAAGCAAGACAATCCCGATGGAATTGATGCCCAATTGCGCCATTTCATTGACGTATTGCTTGAAATACATGCGTACCCGTTCGGGGCGGGAGAAGACTCTTCCCATCAGCATGATGTATTTCCCTAAAGTTGAAATTGGCTTTACCATAATCTTATTCAAGTCTAATTTTTATGCAAAAGTACGGTTTTTTAGCTATATTATAATAAAAGGAGGGAGGAATTTCGGATGAATGACCACATAACCCAAGTTTTTTACTACTTTTGCCGAAGATTTTTATCACGGAACGAAATTTAAACGATATGGCAGAACAGGAAAACCAGCAACAGACCACGGATACGTTTGAACTTCCGGAAGACGGACGCATGGTGCTCCGCACGGAAAACTTGGTGAAGAAGTACGGCAAGCGTACGGTGGTAAGTCATGTGTCTATCAACGTGAAGCAGGGTGAAATCGTCGGGCTTTTGGGACCGAACGGTGCGGGAAAGACCACTTCTTTCTACATGACCACGGGCTTGATTGTGCCCAACGAAGGACATATCTACCTGAACAATCAGGACATTACGAGCTATCCGGTATACAAGCGGGCGCAAAACGGCATCGGATACCTGGCGCAGGAAGCGTCGGTATTCCGCAAGATGAGCGTGGAAGACAACATCGCGTCGGTGCTGGAGCTTAC
The Phocaeicola salanitronis DSM 18170 genome window above contains:
- a CDS encoding ABC transporter ATP-binding protein, with product MIEIKSIYKSFEDRNVLDDISFTFENGKTNLIIGQSGSGKTVLMKCLVGLLTPEKGEVLYDGRDFIAMDKDEKKALRREMGMIFQSAALFDSLSVLENVMFPLDMFSNKTYRERVKRAQFCLDRVNLLDAQNKYPGEISGGMQKRVAIARAIALQPQYLFCDEPNSGLDPKTSLVIDDLVHSITAEYNMTTIINTHDMNSVLGIGESILFIDRGHKEWEGTKNDVFASTNKRLNDFIFASDLLKKVKEEGVK
- a CDS encoding MlaE family ABC transporter permease, producing the protein MVKPISTLGKYIMLMGRVFSRPERVRMYFKQYVNEMAQLGINSIGIVLLISFFIGAVICIQIKLNIESPWMPRFVVGYTTREILLLEFSSSIMCLILAGKVGSNIASELGTMRVTQQIDALEIMGVNSASYLILPKILGLITMIPVLVTFSIFAGVIGAFCTAWFAGIMNATDLEYGIQYCFVEWYVWCSFIKSFFFAFIISSVSAFFGYTVEGGSIAVGKASTDAVVSSSVLILFSDLILTKLLS